In Populus trichocarpa isolate Nisqually-1 chromosome 7, P.trichocarpa_v4.1, whole genome shotgun sequence, the following proteins share a genomic window:
- the LOC112328139 gene encoding uncharacterized protein LOC112328139, which yields MMNMNAHNINILRYLLRKWTLKQLLISVIVFYTSSCLLEHYVLNQYFPQFISDQVQDSLNEVSHSPTVFRMNYAEMEREFKVFVYQDRNITKHCDLPSKHNSRYESEEYFFSNLKMSPFLTDDAAEAHLFFIPIFSQKMTKKVRISYLEMVHFAFFVV from the exons ATGATGAACATGAATGCACATAACATTAACATCCTCCGATACTTACTTCGGAAATGGACATTAAAACAACTTCTCATTTCGGTCATCGTTTTCTACACATCCAGTTGCTTGCTAGAGCACTATGTTTTGAACCAGTACTTTCCTCAATTCATCTCTGATCAG GTCCAAGATTCTCTGAATGAAGTCTCTCACTCACCTACAGTTTTCAGGATGAATTATGCGGAAATGGAGAGGGAATTTAAGGTCTTTGTGTACCAAGATAGAAACATAACAAAGCATTGTGATTTACCGAGCAAGCACAACAGCAGATACGAAAGCGAAGAATATTTCTTCAGTAATCTCAAAATGAGTCCTTTTCTTACCGATGATGCGGCGGAGGCTCATCTCTTCTTTATTCCAATCTTTAGCCAAAAAATGACGAAAAAAGTACGTATTTCGTATCTCGAAATGGTTCACTTTGCTTTCTTCGTAGTTTGA